One genomic segment of Micromonospora sp. WMMC415 includes these proteins:
- a CDS encoding DUF397 domain-containing protein, whose protein sequence is MATKECPVDLTQATWFKSSKSGPNCDNCVEVAYVTGAVGVRDSKDKSGPALIFSPGGWRSFVTGARGGGFHRD, encoded by the coding sequence ATGGCGACCAAGGAGTGCCCCGTGGACCTGACGCAGGCCACCTGGTTCAAGAGCTCGAAGAGCGGGCCGAACTGCGACAACTGCGTGGAGGTGGCGTACGTGACGGGGGCGGTCGGCGTGCGGGACTCGAAGGACAAGTCGGGTCCGGCCCTGATCTTCAGCCCGGGTGGGTGGCGTTCCTTCGTCACCGGCGCCCGGGGCGGCGGCTTCCACCGGGACTGA
- a CDS encoding helix-turn-helix transcriptional regulator has product MTERRSPTIRRRRLGAELRRQREAAGITIEAVAEQLECSASKVSRIETGHTTATPRDVRDMLRIYGVVGAESDELVQIAREARQKGWWHPYSTVLVGAYVGLEAAASSIRAYEQQVVPGLLETEEYASAMIRAARPDFTPEQVAQRVRVRLGRQSLLTQDDPVDLWVVLDEAVVSRPVGGDAVMRDQLKRLVEVAELPNVTLQILPFEVGAHAGMDGTFTILSFPEPGDPDVVYAENATGGLFLEKSDELQKYSFIFDHIRAAAIRPEESIAHIAKLAEEPLWKWRPRSAPWT; this is encoded by the coding sequence GTGACTGAGCGGCGGAGCCCGACAATCCGTCGCCGACGGCTCGGCGCGGAGCTGCGCCGGCAGCGCGAGGCGGCGGGCATCACCATCGAGGCGGTCGCGGAGCAGCTCGAATGCTCGGCGTCCAAGGTCTCGCGCATCGAGACGGGCCACACCACGGCGACGCCGCGTGACGTCCGGGACATGCTCCGGATCTACGGCGTGGTGGGCGCCGAGAGCGACGAGCTGGTGCAGATCGCCCGGGAGGCCCGGCAGAAGGGCTGGTGGCATCCGTACAGCACGGTGCTGGTCGGGGCGTACGTCGGGCTGGAGGCGGCCGCCAGCTCCATCCGGGCGTACGAGCAGCAGGTCGTGCCCGGGCTGCTGGAGACCGAGGAGTACGCGAGCGCGATGATCCGCGCCGCCCGACCCGACTTCACGCCGGAACAGGTCGCACAACGTGTCCGTGTCCGGCTGGGTCGACAGTCGTTGCTGACTCAGGATGATCCGGTCGATCTGTGGGTGGTGCTCGATGAGGCGGTGGTGAGCCGGCCGGTTGGCGGGGACGCAGTGATGCGTGACCAGCTCAAACGGCTGGTGGAAGTGGCCGAACTGCCGAACGTGACGTTGCAGATCCTGCCTTTCGAGGTGGGGGCGCACGCCGGCATGGACGGCACCTTCACGATCCTGAGCTTCCCCGAGCCCGGTGATCCGGATGTCGTGTACGCGGAGAACGCCACGGGTGGGCTCTTCCTCGAGAAGAGTGACGAACTACAGAAGTACAGCTTCATCTTCGATCACATCCGCGCGGCGGCCATTCGTCCGGAGGAGTCCATCGCACACATCGCGAAACTGGCAGAGGAGCCGCTGTGGAAATGGCGACCAAGGAGTGCCCCGTGGACCTGA
- a CDS encoding PASTA domain-containing protein, with product MSDDRQEPPAGEHDDRTRPLPPTGGEPADRTQRLPRPEDRRPLGASGDETRPMPADRSTPMDRTAPIPPEARGPAAWSGRAGVPPPRPTEYRETTEWYAEDQGGRRWWLPILWGVLVLLLLGALGAGLWFALAADDDEPIGPEPSPSVSVTRASPTTAAPTTSAAPTTASPSPSPTEAGEVRMPPVVNLPLATARAILDRAGVDYRIEYRTSDRPAGTVLDTEPDAGDLVGEDEEVTLVVSRPEPSPTTATPSPEPTPTA from the coding sequence ATGAGCGACGATCGTCAGGAGCCACCCGCCGGAGAGCACGACGACCGGACCCGGCCGCTGCCCCCGACCGGTGGCGAGCCCGCCGACCGTACCCAGCGGTTGCCGCGACCGGAGGACCGGCGACCGCTGGGGGCGTCCGGCGACGAGACCCGGCCGATGCCCGCCGACCGCAGCACGCCGATGGACCGCACCGCGCCGATACCGCCGGAGGCGCGTGGCCCGGCGGCGTGGTCGGGGCGGGCCGGGGTACCACCGCCGCGGCCCACCGAGTACCGGGAGACCACCGAGTGGTACGCCGAGGACCAGGGGGGCCGCCGCTGGTGGCTGCCGATCCTGTGGGGCGTGCTCGTCCTGCTCCTGCTCGGCGCGCTCGGCGCCGGCCTGTGGTTCGCCCTGGCCGCCGACGACGACGAGCCGATCGGTCCCGAGCCCTCGCCCTCGGTGTCGGTGACCCGGGCCTCTCCCACGACGGCCGCGCCGACGACCTCGGCCGCGCCGACGACCGCCTCCCCGTCGCCGTCGCCGACCGAGGCGGGTGAGGTGCGCATGCCGCCGGTGGTCAACCTGCCGCTGGCGACCGCCCGCGCCATCCTCGACCGCGCCGGGGTGGATTACCGCATCGAGTACCGGACGTCCGACCGGCCCGCCGGGACGGTGCTGGACACCGAGCCGGACGCGGGCGACCTGGTGGGGGAGGACGAGGAGGTCACCCTGGTGGTGTCCCGACCCGAGCCGTCACCGACCACCGCCACGCCGAGCCCGGAGCCGACGCCCACCGCCTGA
- a CDS encoding PASTA domain-containing protein — MTERPQVSGGPGERWGMTDGNTKPSTGHDRVTLVLGGGLATVLLAALGATTGWILAGEDDRRATSTAGASATPTTRPVTATSSRSTPPRSTPSRPAATGPTVPNLVGRDFDDARDDLEERGLRWRLVFQGGSGRAVERTYPKAGTAVSPGRTITLYVSGPPPVVRVPDVVEDDCAEAAEELAGEGFRVVYTLRRSGPVRKQEPPGGSQAPWGDPVALWCGDPADGTPSPNP, encoded by the coding sequence ATGACCGAGAGGCCGCAGGTTTCCGGCGGACCCGGGGAGCGGTGGGGGATGACGGACGGCAACACGAAGCCCAGCACGGGGCACGACCGGGTGACACTGGTGCTCGGCGGTGGGTTGGCGACCGTGCTGCTCGCCGCGCTCGGCGCGACGACCGGCTGGATCCTGGCCGGCGAGGACGACCGGCGGGCCACGTCGACGGCGGGTGCGAGCGCCACGCCGACCACCCGCCCGGTCACGGCCACGTCGTCACGGTCCACGCCGCCGCGGTCCACCCCGTCGCGTCCGGCGGCCACCGGGCCGACCGTGCCGAACCTGGTCGGCCGCGACTTCGACGACGCACGGGACGACCTCGAGGAGCGGGGGCTGCGGTGGCGCCTCGTCTTCCAGGGTGGCAGCGGGCGGGCCGTGGAGCGCACCTACCCCAAGGCCGGCACGGCGGTCAGCCCGGGGCGGACGATCACCCTGTACGTGAGCGGCCCGCCGCCGGTCGTACGGGTGCCCGACGTGGTGGAGGACGACTGCGCCGAGGCGGCCGAGGAGCTCGCCGGGGAGGGGTTCCGCGTCGTGTACACGCTGCGCCGCAGTGGCCCGGTGCGCAAGCAGGAGCCGCCCGGCGGCAGCCAGGCTCCGTGGGGCGACCCGGTCGCCCTGTGGTGCGGTGATCCCGCCGACGGCACGCCGTCGCCGAACCCGTGA
- a CDS encoding glutamate--cysteine ligase, with protein sequence MGRDVEQGAFSREDRVRYRQKVRRCLDVFALMLDDFGFDADRPMTGLEIELNLVDSAAEPAMRNDQILADIADPLFQTELGQFNLELNALPRLIEGTGFGDYEHDLRSSLTRADERAAKSDARIVLVGILPTLTERHLVADNLSTNERYRVLNDQIVGARGEDIELDIRGVERLQTHTDSIAPEAACTSLQFHLQVAPDSFADYWNASQAIAAAQVAIGANSPYLYGRQLWAETRIALFQQATDTRPDELKAQGVRPRVWFGERWITSIFDLFEENVRYFPPLLPICEDEDPVEILHAGGVPQLGELRLHNGTVYRWNRPVYDIMDGRPHLRVENRVLPAGPTVVDMLANAAFYFGLARGLAEADRPIWSQLTFSSAEENFHAAARRGMDAVLYWPRLGEVPVTKLVLDVLLPTAATGLDRFGVAPAERDRLLGVIEQRCRTGRNGAVWQTETVWAAERHRNMGRDAALHHMVQRYADLQRSNEPVHTWPVG encoded by the coding sequence ATGGGCAGGGACGTCGAGCAGGGCGCCTTCTCCCGGGAGGACCGGGTCCGCTACCGGCAGAAGGTACGTCGCTGCCTGGACGTCTTCGCGCTGATGCTGGACGACTTCGGGTTCGACGCCGACCGGCCGATGACCGGCCTGGAGATCGAGCTCAACCTGGTCGACTCCGCCGCCGAGCCGGCGATGCGCAACGACCAGATCCTCGCCGACATCGCCGACCCGCTATTCCAGACCGAGCTGGGGCAGTTCAACCTGGAGCTGAACGCGCTGCCCCGGCTCATCGAGGGCACCGGGTTCGGCGACTACGAGCACGACCTGCGGAGCAGTCTCACCCGCGCTGACGAGCGGGCCGCCAAGTCGGACGCGAGGATCGTCCTGGTCGGCATCCTGCCCACGCTCACCGAGCGCCACCTCGTCGCCGACAACCTCTCCACCAACGAGCGCTACCGGGTGCTCAACGACCAGATCGTCGGGGCGCGTGGCGAGGACATCGAACTCGACATCCGGGGCGTCGAGCGGCTCCAGACGCACACCGACTCGATCGCCCCCGAGGCCGCCTGCACCAGCCTCCAGTTCCACCTCCAGGTCGCGCCGGACAGCTTTGCCGACTACTGGAACGCCTCCCAGGCGATCGCCGCCGCGCAGGTGGCGATCGGGGCGAACTCCCCGTACCTGTACGGGCGGCAGCTCTGGGCGGAGACTCGGATCGCGCTGTTCCAGCAGGCCACCGACACCCGGCCGGACGAGCTCAAGGCCCAGGGCGTACGGCCCCGGGTGTGGTTCGGCGAGCGGTGGATCACCTCGATCTTCGACCTGTTCGAGGAGAACGTCCGCTACTTCCCGCCGCTGCTGCCGATCTGCGAGGACGAGGACCCGGTGGAGATCCTGCACGCCGGGGGCGTGCCGCAGCTCGGCGAACTGCGCCTGCACAACGGGACCGTCTACCGCTGGAACCGGCCGGTGTACGACATCATGGACGGCCGCCCGCACCTGCGGGTGGAGAACCGGGTGCTGCCGGCCGGCCCGACCGTGGTCGACATGCTGGCCAACGCCGCCTTCTACTTCGGCCTCGCGCGCGGGCTGGCGGAGGCGGACCGGCCGATCTGGAGCCAGCTCACGTTCAGCTCGGCGGAGGAGAACTTCCACGCGGCCGCCCGCCGGGGCATGGACGCCGTCCTGTACTGGCCCCGGCTCGGCGAGGTGCCGGTGACGAAGCTCGTCCTCGACGTCCTGCTGCCGACGGCGGCGACCGGGCTGGACCGGTTCGGTGTCGCCCCCGCCGAACGGGACCGCCTGCTCGGGGTCATCGAGCAGCGCTGCCGGACCGGCCGCAACGGCGCGGTCTGGCAGACGGAGACGGTGTGGGCGGCCGAGCGGCACCGCAACATGGGCCGGGACGCCGCCCTGCACCACATGGTGCAGCGGTACGCCGACCTCCAGCGCAGCAACGAACCCGTCCACACCTGGCCGGTCGGCTAG
- a CDS encoding YceI family protein, translating into MTSSTESVTRDWEGLTIPAAGTYLLDVAHKRVGFVARHMMVSKVRGEFTDATATITVAEDPMQSSVTATIQAASIDTAQADRDAHLRSPEFLDVEQYPTVEFRSTGVKSRRGNEFVLSGELTIRGVTRPVDLAVEFEGVGRSPFGQDIFGFSASTEIDREDFGLTWNVALETGGVLVGKKIKIEIEGEGVRQA; encoded by the coding sequence ATGACCAGCAGCACCGAATCGGTTACCCGCGACTGGGAGGGCCTCACCATCCCCGCCGCCGGCACCTACCTGCTGGACGTCGCCCACAAGCGCGTCGGCTTCGTCGCCCGGCACATGATGGTGAGCAAGGTACGCGGTGAGTTCACCGACGCCACCGCGACCATCACCGTCGCGGAGGACCCGATGCAGTCCTCGGTCACCGCCACCATCCAGGCGGCCAGCATCGACACCGCCCAGGCCGACCGCGACGCGCACCTGCGCAGCCCGGAGTTCCTGGACGTCGAGCAGTACCCGACGGTGGAGTTCCGCAGCACCGGCGTGAAGTCCCGTCGCGGAAACGAGTTCGTCCTCTCCGGCGAGCTGACCATCCGGGGCGTGACCCGCCCGGTCGACCTGGCGGTCGAGTTCGAGGGCGTCGGCCGCAGCCCGTTCGGCCAGGACATCTTCGGCTTCTCGGCGAGCACCGAGATCGACCGCGAGGACTTCGGCCTGACCTGGAACGTCGCCCTGGAGACCGGCGGCGTGCTGGTCGGCAAGAAGATCAAGATCGAGATCGAGGGTGAGGGCGTCCGCCAGGCCTGA
- a CDS encoding MarR family winged helix-turn-helix transcriptional regulator, which produces MNQSVFDDPRITAVGLLVEAHAGLSARFAAQFDEHGLSPVEFEVLTRLARSPGNQLRMTDLAAQTSLSTSGVTRVVDRMERDGLLTRRACPSDRRSSYAVVTTTGLKRLDEVLPGHLRIIEEWFTGQLEPEALNALLDGLRRVRDAVHPGATAGSTDPLPTGHTAPAGRC; this is translated from the coding sequence GTGAACCAGAGCGTGTTCGACGATCCCCGGATCACCGCTGTAGGCCTGCTCGTCGAGGCGCACGCCGGGCTGTCGGCCCGGTTCGCCGCGCAGTTCGACGAGCACGGCCTGTCACCGGTCGAGTTCGAGGTGCTCACCCGCCTCGCCCGCTCCCCGGGCAACCAGTTGCGGATGACCGACCTCGCCGCCCAGACCTCCCTGTCCACGAGCGGGGTCACCCGCGTGGTCGACCGGATGGAACGGGACGGGCTGCTCACCCGGCGCGCCTGCCCGTCCGACCGCCGCAGCTCGTACGCGGTGGTCACGACCACCGGCCTGAAGCGGCTGGACGAGGTGCTCCCGGGCCACCTGCGCATCATCGAGGAGTGGTTCACCGGGCAACTCGAGCCCGAGGCGCTCAACGCGCTCCTCGACGGCCTGCGCCGCGTGCGGGACGCCGTCCACCCGGGCGCCACGGCCGGCAGCACCGACCCGCTCCCGACCGGACACACGGCGCCCGCCGGCCGGTGCTGA
- a CDS encoding helix-turn-helix domain-containing protein — MTPEHDRSPRPGGLTGLPDLLRGHRLAAGLTQAELASRAGIGVRTVRELERGRSLRPQRTTVELLATALGLAEPARSAFLAAARPVPAPRSATAEPPPARHDDTGAAAPVALPPAAELIGRERDVAELVKMLTDEPAPRLVSLVGLAGVGKTALALAVAHAVAGRHPGGVAGVLIGEGSDAADVLAASIAVFEVARLPDLAVRLAGRPALLLMDAVERAPDPVAETVRRLAVAVPSLRVLVTGRHPVGLRGERVRPVAPLDVPPPGRDHAGPDALTGYPAVALFAARLAQVRPDPPTPAELPAMARLVRRLGGLPLAIELMAARGRVLDLNELLDRYGDRVLDLATSSGAAERPGWNATDPAVAETLRDAVATSYLLLAPEEQAALRRLAVFGNRWSIELAEEVLADDVDPAGVVPDPVPLLDRLLQLGLLSVRGSGPFRFRLLDAVRDFAAEQAAGAGELSCVRRRHARAMARLVTRTAPELVGVRLTAAVHRLDEVSGDISSALAHAAVDDPVTALRLAAGLSRWWRFRGRDVAGRRWLRRLLADPRTADADPVLRAWASLGVARLAAEHGAGGEEMPSARAALAAFREAGDVTGELEARTVLCALLIGTGGHDEAREQAEAVLALATRHGRTRDMAVAQNNLAWHGIRVGDLVAARRRLAAVDRLATQSGEQRLRVLAQANLAEVARLEGRYADAVDRGRRTLSALTGLGDPGHRRRVLGTVGLALAQDGRTAEAAEVLAQLRPAGVAGTGPGATYGPAGGPGRAAAGPGTVTGPADGICALIEGNLALHRGDRELAAEWFAAAAEAAADGQDRRDLVEALVGLAASTADPATLDRLDEVCRNGGVRLLPHEEQLLYALAAARAK, encoded by the coding sequence ATGACCCCGGAGCATGATCGTTCGCCGAGACCGGGCGGCCTCACCGGGCTGCCCGACCTGCTCCGCGGACACCGGCTCGCCGCCGGCCTCACCCAGGCCGAGTTGGCGTCCCGGGCCGGCATCGGCGTACGCACCGTTCGTGAGCTGGAGCGCGGCCGCTCCCTTCGACCGCAACGCACGACGGTCGAGCTGCTCGCCACCGCGCTCGGGCTGGCCGAGCCGGCCCGCTCGGCGTTCCTCGCCGCGGCCCGCCCGGTGCCGGCTCCCCGGTCGGCCACGGCCGAGCCGCCACCGGCCCGCCACGACGACACCGGCGCAGCCGCACCGGTCGCGCTGCCACCTGCCGCCGAGCTGATCGGCCGGGAACGCGACGTGGCCGAGCTGGTCAAGATGCTCACCGACGAGCCGGCGCCCCGGCTGGTCAGCCTGGTCGGGCTGGCCGGGGTCGGCAAGACCGCACTGGCCCTGGCGGTCGCCCACGCGGTGGCCGGGCGGCACCCGGGCGGCGTGGCCGGGGTGTTGATCGGGGAGGGCTCGGACGCGGCCGACGTGCTCGCCGCCTCGATCGCGGTCTTCGAGGTGGCCCGCCTCCCCGACCTGGCCGTACGCCTCGCCGGCCGGCCGGCGCTGCTCCTCATGGACGCGGTGGAGCGGGCCCCCGACCCGGTCGCGGAGACCGTGCGCCGGCTCGCGGTCGCGGTGCCGTCGCTGCGGGTGCTGGTCACCGGCCGGCACCCGGTCGGGTTGCGCGGCGAGCGGGTCCGCCCGGTCGCTCCGCTGGACGTCCCGCCGCCCGGCCGGGACCATGCCGGGCCCGACGCGCTCACCGGCTACCCGGCGGTCGCGCTGTTCGCCGCCCGCCTCGCCCAGGTGCGCCCCGACCCGCCGACGCCGGCCGAGCTGCCGGCGATGGCACGGCTGGTCCGCCGCCTCGGTGGGCTGCCCCTGGCCATCGAGCTGATGGCGGCGCGGGGCCGCGTCCTCGACCTCAACGAACTGCTCGACCGGTACGGCGACCGCGTCCTGGACCTGGCGACCTCCTCCGGGGCGGCCGAGCGGCCGGGCTGGAACGCCACCGACCCGGCCGTGGCCGAGACGCTCCGGGACGCCGTGGCGACCAGCTACCTGCTGCTCGCGCCGGAGGAGCAGGCCGCCCTGCGGCGGCTCGCCGTCTTCGGCAACCGCTGGTCCATCGAGCTGGCCGAGGAGGTGCTCGCCGATGACGTTGATCCGGCGGGAGTCGTCCCGGATCCGGTCCCGCTGCTGGACCGGCTGCTCCAACTGGGGCTGCTGAGCGTACGCGGCAGCGGGCCGTTCCGGTTCCGGCTGCTCGACGCCGTGCGGGACTTCGCCGCCGAGCAGGCCGCCGGCGCGGGGGAACTCTCCTGCGTGCGCCGGCGCCACGCCCGCGCGATGGCCCGGCTGGTGACCCGTACGGCGCCGGAACTGGTCGGCGTCCGCCTGACGGCGGCGGTGCACCGGCTCGACGAGGTGAGCGGTGACATCAGTTCCGCGTTGGCGCACGCCGCCGTCGACGACCCGGTGACCGCACTGCGGCTGGCCGCCGGGCTGTCCCGGTGGTGGCGCTTCCGGGGCCGGGACGTCGCCGGCCGGCGGTGGCTGCGGCGGCTGCTCGCCGATCCGCGTACCGCCGACGCCGACCCGGTGCTGCGGGCGTGGGCGTCCCTGGGGGTGGCCCGGCTGGCCGCCGAGCACGGCGCCGGGGGCGAGGAGATGCCGTCGGCCCGGGCGGCGCTGGCCGCTTTCCGCGAGGCGGGCGACGTCACCGGCGAGTTGGAGGCGCGGACGGTCCTGTGCGCGCTGCTGATCGGCACCGGCGGTCACGACGAGGCGCGGGAGCAGGCCGAGGCGGTGCTGGCGCTCGCCACCCGGCACGGGCGGACGCGGGACATGGCGGTGGCGCAGAACAACCTCGCCTGGCACGGCATCCGGGTGGGTGATCTCGTGGCCGCCCGACGGCGGCTGGCCGCGGTCGACCGGCTGGCCACGCAGTCCGGTGAGCAGCGGCTGCGGGTGCTCGCGCAGGCGAACCTCGCCGAGGTGGCCCGCCTGGAGGGCCGGTACGCCGACGCGGTCGACCGGGGCCGGCGGACGCTGTCGGCGTTGACCGGCCTGGGTGACCCCGGCCACCGCCGCCGGGTGCTGGGCACGGTCGGGTTGGCGTTGGCCCAGGACGGGCGGACGGCGGAGGCTGCGGAGGTGCTGGCCCAGCTGCGGCCGGCGGGCGTGGCCGGGACCGGTCCGGGTGCGACGTACGGGCCGGCCGGTGGGCCGGGGCGGGCGGCCGCGGGGCCGGGGACGGTCACCGGTCCGGCGGACGGCATCTGCGCCTTGATCGAGGGCAATCTGGCGCTGCACCGGGGTGACCGGGAGCTGGCGGCCGAGTGGTTCGCCGCCGCGGCCGAGGCCGCCGCCGACGGCCAGGACCGTCGTGACCTGGTGGAGGCGCTGGTGGGGCTGGCGGCCAGCACGGCGGACCCGGCCACGCTGGACCGGCTGGACGAGGTCTGCCGCAACGGCGGTGTGCGACTGCTGCCGCACGAGGAGCAGTTGCTGTACGCCCTCGCGGCGGCCCGGGCGAAGTAG
- a CDS encoding acyl-CoA dehydrogenase family protein, with protein MDFRLTDEHEALRQSVRDFAREVVAPVIAEHYEQHTFPYEVVRQMGKMGLFGLPFPEEHGGMGGDYFALCLALEELARVDSSMAITLEAAVSLGAMPIFRFGTPEQQAQWLPKLCSGEALAAFGLTEPGFGSDAGGTQTRAVLDETTNEWVINGSKAFITNSGTDITVLVTVTAVTGTNPDGSKELSTIIVPSGTPGFTVAPGYSKVGWTASDTHELTFDDCRVPAANLLGERGRGFAQFLRILDEGRIAIAALAVGLAQGCVDESVRYAKERHAFGRPIGNYQAIQFKIADMEMKAHTARLAYYDAAARMLAGEPFKRQAAIAKLHASTIAVDNAREATQIHGGYGFMNEYPVARFWRDSKILEIGEGTSEVQRMIIARDLGM; from the coding sequence ATGGACTTCCGGCTCACCGACGAGCACGAGGCGCTGCGGCAGAGCGTGCGGGACTTCGCCCGCGAGGTGGTCGCGCCGGTCATCGCCGAGCACTACGAGCAGCACACCTTCCCGTACGAGGTGGTCCGCCAGATGGGGAAGATGGGCCTGTTCGGGCTGCCCTTCCCGGAGGAGCACGGCGGCATGGGCGGCGACTACTTCGCGCTCTGCCTGGCCCTGGAGGAGTTGGCGCGGGTCGACTCCAGCATGGCGATCACCCTGGAGGCGGCGGTCTCGCTCGGCGCGATGCCGATCTTCAGATTTGGTACTCCGGAGCAGCAGGCGCAGTGGCTGCCGAAGCTGTGCAGCGGTGAGGCGCTGGCCGCCTTCGGCCTGACCGAGCCGGGCTTCGGCTCGGACGCCGGCGGCACCCAGACGCGGGCGGTGCTGGACGAGACGACGAACGAGTGGGTCATCAACGGCTCGAAGGCGTTCATCACCAACTCGGGCACCGACATCACAGTCCTGGTCACCGTCACCGCGGTCACCGGCACGAACCCGGACGGCTCGAAGGAGCTGTCCACGATCATCGTGCCGTCCGGGACGCCCGGTTTCACCGTCGCGCCCGGCTACTCCAAGGTCGGCTGGACCGCCTCGGACACCCACGAGCTGACCTTCGACGACTGCCGGGTGCCGGCGGCCAACCTGCTCGGTGAGCGCGGCCGTGGCTTCGCCCAGTTCCTGCGGATCCTCGACGAGGGCCGGATCGCGATCGCCGCGCTCGCCGTCGGTCTCGCCCAGGGCTGCGTCGACGAGTCCGTCAGGTACGCGAAGGAGCGTCACGCCTTCGGCCGGCCGATCGGCAACTACCAGGCGATCCAGTTCAAGATCGCCGACATGGAGATGAAGGCGCACACGGCCCGGCTGGCGTACTACGACGCCGCGGCCCGGATGCTCGCCGGGGAGCCGTTCAAGCGCCAGGCCGCGATCGCCAAGTTGCACGCCAGCACCATCGCCGTCGACAACGCCCGCGAGGCGACGCAGATCCACGGTGGCTACGGCTTCATGAACGAGTACCCGGTGGCCCGGTTCTGGCGGGACTCCAAGATCCTGGAGATCGGCGAGGGTACGTCCGAGGTGCAGCGCATGATCATCGCGCGTGATCTCGGCATGTGA
- a CDS encoding acyl-CoA carboxylase subunit beta yields MTLDGEALEQLRKRAKAGGADKYHAANAAKGKLFARERVALLVDAGSFVEDGLYANALAEGLPADGVVTGTATIDGRPVCLMANDSTVKAGSWGARTVEKIIRIIERAYTTGVPMVYLVDSAGARITDQVELFPGRRGAGKIFWNQVRASGSIPQVCALFGPSAAGGAYIPAFCDVVAMVDGNASMYLGSDRMVEMVTGEKTTLEAMGGAKVHCAESGVGHFLCKTEAEALDVVKRYLSYLPANWTQQPPTAPAEEAPEKADLAALVPASERQAFDMRRYAKGLLDEGSFFEIQALWAKELTIGFGRLDGEVVGVVGNNSMFKGGVLFVDSADKATRFVQLCDAFNVPLLFLSDVPGFMVGSAVEKQGIIRHGAKMITAISEATVPKICVVVRKAYGAGLYAMAGPGFEPDATIALPTAKIAVMGAEAAVNAVYANKIAAIGDEAERAAFVAAKREEYERDIDIVRLASELVVDAIVEPHELRAELIRRFTAARGKERHFSRRRHGVTPV; encoded by the coding sequence GTGACGCTCGACGGTGAGGCACTGGAGCAGCTGCGCAAGCGCGCCAAGGCCGGCGGTGCGGACAAGTACCACGCGGCCAACGCCGCCAAGGGCAAGCTCTTCGCCCGGGAGCGGGTCGCGCTCCTGGTCGACGCGGGCTCGTTCGTCGAGGACGGCCTGTACGCCAACGCGCTGGCCGAGGGCCTGCCCGCCGACGGTGTCGTCACCGGCACCGCCACCATCGACGGCCGGCCCGTCTGCCTGATGGCGAACGACTCCACGGTCAAGGCCGGGAGCTGGGGCGCCCGGACCGTCGAGAAGATCATCCGGATCATCGAGCGGGCGTACACCACCGGCGTGCCGATGGTGTACCTGGTCGACTCGGCCGGCGCCCGGATCACCGACCAGGTCGAGCTGTTCCCCGGCCGCCGGGGCGCCGGGAAGATCTTCTGGAACCAGGTCCGCGCCTCCGGCTCGATCCCCCAGGTCTGCGCGCTGTTCGGGCCGAGCGCGGCGGGCGGGGCGTACATCCCGGCGTTCTGCGACGTGGTCGCCATGGTCGACGGCAACGCCAGCATGTACCTGGGCTCCGACCGCATGGTCGAGATGGTGACCGGCGAGAAGACCACCCTGGAGGCGATGGGCGGCGCCAAGGTGCACTGCGCCGAGTCCGGCGTGGGGCACTTCCTCTGCAAGACCGAGGCCGAGGCGCTCGACGTGGTCAAGCGCTACCTGTCGTACCTGCCGGCGAACTGGACCCAGCAGCCGCCCACCGCCCCCGCCGAGGAAGCGCCGGAGAAGGCCGACCTGGCCGCGCTGGTCCCGGCGAGCGAGCGGCAGGCGTTCGACATGCGGCGGTACGCGAAGGGCCTGCTCGACGAGGGCAGCTTCTTCGAGATCCAGGCACTGTGGGCCAAGGAACTGACCATCGGCTTCGGCCGGCTGGACGGCGAGGTCGTCGGCGTCGTCGGCAACAACTCGATGTTCAAGGGCGGCGTGCTCTTCGTCGACTCGGCCGACAAGGCGACCCGGTTCGTGCAGCTCTGCGACGCGTTCAACGTCCCGCTGCTGTTCCTCTCCGACGTGCCCGGGTTCATGGTCGGCAGCGCGGTGGAGAAGCAGGGCATCATCCGGCACGGCGCCAAGATGATCACCGCGATCTCCGAGGCGACCGTACCCAAGATCTGCGTCGTGGTCCGCAAGGCGTACGGCGCGGGCCTCTACGCGATGGCCGGCCCCGGCTTCGAGCCGGACGCCACGATCGCCCTGCCCACCGCGAAGATCGCGGTGATGGGCGCCGAGGCGGCGGTCAACGCCGTCTACGCCAACAAGATCGCGGCGATCGGGGACGAGGCCGAGCGGGCCGCGTTCGTGGCCGCGAAGCGCGAGGAGTACGAGCGGGACATCGACATCGTCCGCCTCGCCAGCGAACTGGTGGTCGACGCGATCGTCGAGCCGCACGAACTGCGCGCCGAGCTGATCCGGCGATTCACCGCCGCCCGCGGCAAGGAGCGGCACTTCTCCCGGCGCCGGCACGGCGTCACCCCGGTCTGA